The genomic window AGGAGCAGGTAACTGTGCGCCAGCAACGTCAGGCAGAACAGCACCATTGAGGCACAGTGCAGACTCCAGTTCCAGGGCTGGCGGTGGCGGACAAGCGCAAGATCAAACAACTCCGACGGGGTGACGGCCATAGATCCTCCTCCGTGCACAATACAAATGACTGCACTGTCATTGCAACATTTTAGATTTTTGTACACACTGGGACCGGAGGATACACATGGACAACTTTCTGCTTTCACGAGCCGTGGCCGAACTCGGAGCATGTCTGCGCGTGGAGAACAATTTCCTGGCCACCGCCGAATCCTGTACCGGCGGCCTGCTTGCCAGCACCCTGACCGACACCCCCGGCAGCTCCGAATGGTTCGCCGGTTCCGTGATCGCCTATTCCAACACGGTGAAGACCGGCCTGCTCAATGTGCCGGCCGATGTCCTCGAAAAACACGGCGCGGTCTCCGAGCCTGTGGTCCGGGCCATGGCACAAGGAGTGCTCAAGGCCATCGGTGCGAACGTCTCCGTGGCCATCTCCGGCGTGGCCGGTCCCGGCGGAGGCACCCCCGAAAAACCGGTCGGCACCGTCTGGATGGCCTGGGCCTGGCCCGGCGGCACCCGCGCGAAATGCTACAATTTCAACGGCGAGCGCGAACAGATCAAACAACAATCCGTCATGGCTGCCCTTAACGGCCTGCTCGCCGTGGCACGGTAGGCGGCTTTCGATAGCGGCGCATCTGCACATTTTCCCGGACTTGTCCAATCCTCACCGTAGCCAGGCTACGCCTCCGGTTGGCCTGCGCCCGAAAAAATGCACATCTGCCCCCCTCTCGAAAGCCTTATGACATCCTCGGGCGGAAGAGCCGCTGTCCGGGGCTTGCAGCCCCGAATTCGCTCCAACGGCATGGGATGAGTTGGAAACAAAAATGGAATTGCCTGTTCGAAAGGATCGAACAGGCCTTTTTTTCAGCATCGGGTATTTCCCAAAAAATGGAGCGTTTTCGGGTGCGCAGCACCCGAACAGCGGCTCTTGCTCCCGAAGCGACCCTATGGCGAGATGAGGCTTTCGAGAGTGGGGTGGCTGTGCATTTTTCCCGACCGGGACAACCGCAGCGTAGGCTGGCTACGTGAGGATTGGACCGGACGGGAAAAATGTGCAGACGCCCCGCTATCGAAAGCCGTCTACTCCATGCCTTCGTCGACGAGGAGACCGCTGCCTGAAGCGGCGTTTCTGGCAAGGTCGTCCACGCGTTCGTTGAGCAGGTGGCCGGAATGACCCTTGACCCAATGAAAGTCGACCTCGTGCTTTTCTATCAGCGGCATGAGTCTGCGCCAGAGGTCCTGATTCTTGACCGGCTTCTTGGCAGCGGTCTTCCAACCGTTTTTCTGCCAGTTCTTGAGCCAGCCCTGGGTGATGGCCTGCTGCACATATTTGGAATCGGTCCACAGGTCCACCGAGCAAGTCCGCTTCAGGGCGCCAAGACCGACGATGACGGCCAGCAATTCCATGCGATTGTTGGTGGTTCGCTTGTAGCCTTGGGAGAGTTCTCCGTAATTCTTGGCGTTCTCGCCTTTATACTCGCCATAGATCAGGACCGCGCCGTATCCGCCGGGGCCGGGATTGCCGAGGCAGGAACCATCCGTATACATGGTCACGCGCTCACTCACTATTACTCTCCTGTTTGTTCAATGCTTCAAGTTTGTTGAATATTTCAGCCAGCACTTCCTGTATGGCCATGGGCCAATCGCCCTCTTCGAATGAGGGCAGCAGGAAAGTGGTCTTCAACGATTCGATGAATTCCGGCCCCAGGGCCGTGTTCATCATGGGCGGAAAGCGAAGTTCCGCCACCTTGATGGACGGAGCCAGGCCTATGAACATGGTCTTGCCGTCCAGCTCCGGGATCACGAAATCCCCGGCAAAAATCTGGATCTTGCAGCTCATGCCCCACTCGTCCTTCAGGGTCCTGGTAAAGGCAACAATGAACTTCTTCTGGTCCTTGTCCAGGGTCTTGGTCTCGTCATAGACCGCACCTTCCATGTTGAGGACTTCGACCACATGTTCGTTGTTCTTCATGAACGCCCAGATCACGGCCGCAAAGACCAGCACCAGGGCTAGGGACCGGATGGCCTTCTCTTTGGGCGTATCGCCGTGCACTCTGGGAATCTTGATTTTCATTTGTACTTCCTACCGCGTGGGAAGAATTGGTGCAAGCCCGGAGGCTTACCCTTCGCCTCGAAGGGCCTGGATGGGATCGAGACTGGCGGCCTGCCTGGCGGGCTTGAGGCCAAAGACCAGCCCAACGGCCTGGGACCCGGCCAGGGCCATGAAAAACGCCTTCCAGGAAAACTGGATGGT from Pseudodesulfovibrio sp. S3 includes these protein-coding regions:
- a CDS encoding CinA family protein; translated protein: MDNFLLSRAVAELGACLRVENNFLATAESCTGGLLASTLTDTPGSSEWFAGSVIAYSNTVKTGLLNVPADVLEKHGAVSEPVVRAMAQGVLKAIGANVSVAISGVAGPGGGTPEKPVGTVWMAWAWPGGTRAKCYNFNGEREQIKQQSVMAALNGLLAVAR
- the rnhA gene encoding ribonuclease HI; this encodes MSERVTMYTDGSCLGNPGPGGYGAVLIYGEYKGENAKNYGELSQGYKRTTNNRMELLAVIVGLGALKRTCSVDLWTDSKYVQQAITQGWLKNWQKNGWKTAAKKPVKNQDLWRRLMPLIEKHEVDFHWVKGHSGHLLNERVDDLARNAASGSGLLVDEGME